In a single window of the Papaver somniferum cultivar HN1 chromosome 8, ASM357369v1, whole genome shotgun sequence genome:
- the LOC113304934 gene encoding egg cell-secreted protein 1.2-like: protein MSLINGELVLMFVISALMAHTATVLASRDMATTVDHHSVGQNLAARINGEDRGAGMVECWDALYELRSCTNEIILFFMDGEMYLGIECCRAIRIITRECWPSMLTSVGFTAEEGDILRGYCDASHSTAPRSSPPVVGE, encoded by the coding sequence ATGTCTCTCATCAATGGAGAATTGGTTCTTATGTTCGTAATTTCAGCTCTTATGGCACACACTGCAACAGTACTAGCTTCCAGGGATATGGCGACAACAGTTGATCATCACTCGGTTGGTCAGAACTTAGCAGCTCGGATCAATGGAGAAGACCGTGGTGCTGGCATGGTTGAATGCTGGGATGCACTGTATGAGTTACGATCCTGCACTAATGAAATCATACTTTTCTTCATGGATGGAGAGATGTATCTTGGTATTGAATGTTGTAGAGCCATCCGTATCATAACTCGTGAATGTTGGCCTTCTATGCTTACTTCTGTAGGCTTTACTGCTGAAGAGGGCGACATTTTACGTGGTTATTGTGATGCTTCACACTCGACTGCACCTCGTTCTTCGCCACCAGTGGTCGGAGAATAA